The genomic region GCGGAGATAATCTTGAAGAACCGGCGTCAGATAAGCATTGAGAACCGTCGTGGAAGTTCTTTCATACTCTCTGATTTTTGGCGCTACGTCCGAAGAGAGCGCCACGAAAACGCCGGGTAGTTCTTCTCGAATAATTTCTGCCGTTCTTTTTTCATGTTCCGGATTTAGAAAAGAAAAAAGGTAGCAAACCGCAATGCTCTGTACACCGTATGCCTTGCATTTCAGACAAGCATTTCGGACAGCTTGTTCATCCAGCACTTTAAGGATGTCCCCTTTGTAGTCCATACGCTGCGCAATACCTAAGCGCAGTCTGCGCGGAACCAGTACATCCGGCGTTTCCGCTCGCAGATCCCATTGATTTTCAAGCTGAGAACGGCGTATCTCCAGCGCATCACGGAACCCCTCCGTGGTAAAAAGTGCAGTAACCGCGCCTTTTTTTTCTAAAAGGGCGTTTAAAGCTAAGGTGGTGCCGTGAATGATTTGTTCCGTTTCTGAGAGGAGTGTCTCTAAATCCGTATGCCAGGCATCTGCTAATTTTTTTAAGCCAGCGATCATCCCCTGGGCAAGATGGTTATGATCCGTGAGATTTTTGACAAAGACCGTTTTGGGTTCACTGTTTTGAAACATCCCTACCGCAGTGTAGTCGGTAAATGTACCTCCTGTATCAATGGCAATTTTAATCATATGCTCATCCTTTAATCGGTATATTTAAAATACGCATCCCTTATCTGGCATATTTAAGAAGCCGCTGCACTGCTTTTTTGACGTCATCGTTCATCTCGATTTTAGGAGCAAAGCCGCTTAACGGTTTTGTGGCATCAATCCCCATTTTAGAAGTACGGCTCAGTTCATCCGTCGAGGGGTCAAGGGTCACACCCATTCCCAGGTGCTGCGGCAAAATGGAAACACCTTTATCCGCTTGTAACCGAGTGGCAAGTGCCCATAGGACTTCCTCTTCGTTAAAGACGTCAACATCTTCATCCACCACAATGACCATTTTAATATTGTGGTCGACAGCCAAAGCGGCGTAAATCGCTTGCATTGGCTGACCTTCGGCAATTTTTTTCATCGAAATATAGCAATGAAAAAGTCCGCAGGCGGAAAAAGGTGCATGAACTGCTTTAATATTCGGCAAGGTCTGATGTAAAGCGTTCAAAACATCGCCTTCTCTCTGAATGGCCACAACCGTGATATGCTCACTGCTCATCCCAGGCGTTAAATCATGATAAAAAGCGTTTTGCCGGTAGCGGATGGCTTTGACTTTAAAGACATTTTCCGTACTGCGATAGCAAGCGTAGTTGGTAAATTCTGCGAAAGGACCTTCCTGTTCCCGTACGTCTGCCAATATTTCACCTTCCAGGACAATTTCCGCATAGGCCGGAACCTGCAAATTGACCGTTGCGCAAGGTGCAACCTCTAATGGTTCACCGAAAAGTCCGGCAATCGCACCATATTTCCCCTGGTCATATGGGACGAGGGCCATCGATCCCAAGGCAATATTGGGATGAACACCAATCACGATGGCGGCTTCCAGGCTCTGTCCTTTTTCTTCGCTTCTTCGGAAATATTCCCAGAGCCTTTGACGGGAATGGAGTGAAATCCCTAAGGTGTTCTTGTTTTTTAACTGCATGCGGTGGAAACCTAAGGTTTCCACACCACTTACAGGGTCTTTGGCAACACACAGTCCGGAGGTCACGTAGGGCCCGGCGTCAATCGGAAAGTGGGTCGGAATCGGAAGCTTATAGAGATCAATATCATCACCGGTAATACAATGCTCAGCAAAAGGAGGGTTCTCAATAACTTTGACCTCTTCGATCCGTTTTTTGATACGCTGGGCATAGGTCTCAGAAACTTTAGACGCTTCGACACCCAGGCCTTTGCTAAACCGCTCTCTGGTGCTTAAGATACTGGTCACCACAGGAAATGCACTGTTTTCTACTTTATCGAAAACCATAACGGGATAACGGTGTTCTTTCTCCAATTCCATAACGAGGGTACTGATTTCATACGCTCTTTTAACTTCTTCCGTGACATGCTTCACTTCACCATCTCGTTCCAGCTGCTTCAAAAAATCTCTTAAGTCTTGGCTCATATCCTAACCTCTTTTCTTACTGCATTGTCTCCCGCGAATGATTCTTTACTGGGCTAAACCTGATTTTTTAATGCTGTCATACACCAATTTTGTGATGATTGTGGAAAGAGGCCAGCAGACTGCAATGGTAATCAAGGCTTCAACAACGGCAACCTTAACAGGTAACTGGTAAATATAAATTAATCCGATACAAACAACGGCATTCCCCAAAACATTACAAAGGAATTGAGCGAAAATGTGGTGCCCCCATTTTTCCATAGAATATTTGGCCGCCACAAAGGATACGGCAAGCGACCCGATAGCATTCGCAAAGATAAAAGCAATCCACAGCGGACTGTACCAAATGGAAATAATAGCTTCAACTTCCCCGGCAATGATTCCGGCAGGCTGTTTATAAAGCAGAACAATAAGGGCTGTAAAGGAAGCCCAGACCGTACCGTTAATTAAGTACATGCCTGCTTTGCCTGTGGGAAGAAGGTTGTCAATAAACCCTGTCGCCTGACAGGCTATGACAAAGACAATACCTAAGAGAATGGATCCTACGAGCGCTTTGGTGTCGGTTCTGAAAAACTTGTTTTTCATAATGTCCTCCTAAAAATAATATTTTTTAATTTTAAATAAAATTAACGGTGATAAAGAATAGGGTACAAACCATCATACTGATCATTTCCCAGCTTTTTAAATGCAATTGTTTGCCAAAGGTTCGCTGCTTGCTTCGGCCATAGCCTTTTAATTCCATCGAAAGAGCGATATCTGAAGTATGCCGGACTGTGCGATAGAGCAATGGCATAAACGTTAACGGAAGATTTTTTATTCTATCTTTAATCCCTTCCGAGGGATAACCCCGAACCGATTGGCTCTCTGAAATTGCCAGATACTCCTTTTGCATCAGAGGAAAAAAACGTTTTGTCATAACGACCAACATGGCATAGCGATAAGGAACACCCCATGCTATAAGCATTAAAGCCGCATCTGTGGCTGAAGTCCAGGTCATAAATTGCACAGCGGCCAAGGTCACAGCAGCCGTGCGGGAAATACCCAAAGCAGCGGCCGGAATTGAGCCTGTATAAACAGACAGAATACTCCACTTCCAGAGAAGGTCGCCCTCCCGGCAGAACAATAACTGTATAACAAGAATCTGCGAGGCTACTATAAGCATTACTGGCAACAGTATTTTATATTTTTTTAAATGGTTGGTAAAAATACAATCCGCAATGATTACCAAGGCAATAATCCCGATTTCCAGGCTCAGATTCTGTGAAAGCAAAGCTGTAAGAATGAGTGTTAAACACCATACCAACTTCGTACGCGGATCAATTTTTTCAATGAAAGCCATAAGCAACTCCTTCCTTCTGGAAATCTAACCCCATGTCTTTAAGGGTCTTTTCATAAGAACCAATCTCTTGGGCCGGAATATCCAATGCCAGACGGTGCTTGTGCATTGCCACAATACGATTGGCATATTGTTTGGCCAAACCCAGATCATGGGTAACGAGAATAACCGTTTTACCTTGCTGCTGAAATGCAGAGAGCAGCTCCATGATCAGGGCGCTCTGTTCTTCATCTAAACCTGAGGTCGGTTCATCAGCCATGATAATCTCGGGGCCTCCTACCAAAACAGAGGCAATTGCCAGCTTTTGACGCTGGCAGCGGCTAAGCCTGTGCGGGTGGACATCAGCGAATGCCAATAGCCCGACTTTGTCTAAAATCCCATTTACTTTCTCTGCAATTTCCTCTTCCGGCAGTTTTCTTGTTCTTAAAATAAATGCCGCCTCGTCTTTTACTGTGTTTGCAAAGATTTGAAGATCGGGGTTTTGAAATAGGAAACCTATTTGACTGCGTATCGTTGCTAAGTTCCTCTTGGTCAGGGGTTTGCCAAAGATTCGAATCGCACCCGTATCCGGGATAAGCAAACCTTCCATTAATTTCAGCAACGTCGTTTTCCCTGAACCATTGAGTCCAATCACCCCAATAAAATCACCGTAATTAATATCTAAATTCATATTTTCACAGCCTTTGAAACAACCTTTATAGGTAAAGGCCAGATCTTTTACTTCCATCAATTTTTCATTCGATTTTTCATTCAATTTCTCATTTAACTTTTCATTTGCCGCCGTCATATTTTGGGTTGGTCTTGTTTGATTGAAGCGTTTCTGATAGTCACCAGGGCTGCATTCTTCTCTGATTGTTCCTTCAGCCATAATAAGAATACGATTGGTATAGGGAAGAATATCGCAGGCCCGGTCCATCACCATAATCACGGTAATTCCCTTTTCTTTATTTAAATAGCTGATATAGGAATAAAGATCCCGTTTTCCTTTTCCGTCTAATTCTGCGGTGGGCTGATCTAAAACAAGAATGGGCGTTTCCATCGCGAGAACACTTGCCAATACCACTCTTTGGGCTTGGCCGCCGGACAGTCCATCCGTCTTTCTTTGTTCAAAACCCTCTAGTCCAACAAATTGTAAAGTTTTTTTGACTCTGTTCTTCATTTCATCCCAAGGAAGTTCCATATTGGCAATCCCGAAAGCCACTTCTTCCTCTACCGTGATACTGACCATTTGATTTTGCGGTTCCTGCATCATATAGCCGATATAATCACACATTTTTGCCAAGGGGATTGCATGGATGTCTTGCCCCATGACCCTAATGGTACCGTTTAGCTGCCCGTTAAAAAATTGAGACGCCGCCCCGGTGATACTATGGAGTAACATCGATTTTCCCGATGCGGCTTCCCCAGTAATGGCGATGAAATCTCCTTGATTGATGGTTAAGTCGATATCTTTTAACACTTTCTTTGTCTCAGGCGGAAATACAAGAGATTCTATTTTAAGCTGTACCGCAGGTTCCATCGGATGAAAGCCTCCATATAAAAATCTAAACTATGTAAACTACATGCATACAAAATAAAAAAGTTCCAGTTTTGAGAGATACTAACTCTCAAACTGAAACTTTA from Dehalobacter sp. harbors:
- a CDS encoding energy-coupling factor transporter transmembrane protein EcfT, with product MAFIEKIDPRTKLVWCLTLILTALLSQNLSLEIGIIALVIIADCIFTNHLKKYKILLPVMLIVASQILVIQLLFCREGDLLWKWSILSVYTGSIPAAALGISRTAAVTLAAVQFMTWTSATDAALMLIAWGVPYRYAMLVVMTKRFFPLMQKEYLAISESQSVRGYPSEGIKDRIKNLPLTFMPLLYRTVRHTSDIALSMELKGYGRSKQRTFGKQLHLKSWEMISMMVCTLFFITVNFI
- a CDS encoding energy-coupling factor transporter ATPase — translated: MEPAVQLKIESLVFPPETKKVLKDIDLTINQGDFIAITGEAASGKSMLLHSITGAASQFFNGQLNGTIRVMGQDIHAIPLAKMCDYIGYMMQEPQNQMVSITVEEEVAFGIANMELPWDEMKNRVKKTLQFVGLEGFEQRKTDGLSGGQAQRVVLASVLAMETPILVLDQPTAELDGKGKRDLYSYISYLNKEKGITVIMVMDRACDILPYTNRILIMAEGTIREECSPGDYQKRFNQTRPTQNMTAANEKLNEKLNEKSNEKLMEVKDLAFTYKGCFKGCENMNLDINYGDFIGVIGLNGSGKTTLLKLMEGLLIPDTGAIRIFGKPLTKRNLATIRSQIGFLFQNPDLQIFANTVKDEAAFILRTRKLPEEEIAEKVNGILDKVGLLAFADVHPHRLSRCQRQKLAIASVLVGGPEIIMADEPTSGLDEEQSALIMELLSAFQQQGKTVILVTHDLGLAKQYANRIVAMHKHRLALDIPAQEIGSYEKTLKDMGLDFQKEGVAYGFH
- a CDS encoding UbiD family decarboxylase, with product MSQDLRDFLKQLERDGEVKHVTEEVKRAYEISTLVMELEKEHRYPVMVFDKVENSAFPVVTSILSTRERFSKGLGVEASKVSETYAQRIKKRIEEVKVIENPPFAEHCITGDDIDLYKLPIPTHFPIDAGPYVTSGLCVAKDPVSGVETLGFHRMQLKNKNTLGISLHSRQRLWEYFRRSEEKGQSLEAAIVIGVHPNIALGSMALVPYDQGKYGAIAGLFGEPLEVAPCATVNLQVPAYAEIVLEGEILADVREQEGPFAEFTNYACYRSTENVFKVKAIRYRQNAFYHDLTPGMSSEHITVVAIQREGDVLNALHQTLPNIKAVHAPFSACGLFHCYISMKKIAEGQPMQAIYAALAVDHNIKMVIVVDEDVDVFNEEEVLWALATRLQADKGVSILPQHLGMGVTLDPSTDELSRTSKMGIDATKPLSGFAPKIEMNDDVKKAVQRLLKYAR